In Pyrus communis chromosome 11, drPyrComm1.1, whole genome shotgun sequence, the sequence CGTTAGTTTCGATTATGATCACCGTTGTGAGGTCGAACTAGACAATTCCGATTATGATCACCGTTATTAGGGCGGATTAGGGCTTTAGGgtttagaaaaacaaaataaaggacgAATTAGGATTAAGATGCATTTTTTTTCGATTAAGTATGAAAAGGAATTAGGTAAACAATAAAACGGTGTTAAGGAACTTTTCACATACAAAGGAACTCATCATTTTATTCAAATGAGAAGCTCTGTTTGTATGAGTACATTGTTATCTATCCTTCTTCAGCATGCACTAAAATGGACAGGAACAACCACAAGGTCCACAACCACGAAGAAATCCAAGACCGCAATTTCCTGGAGGCGCAGTTTGAGCCTGAGAGCGAAGCTGATAAAGTTGATATTCTTGGTTCAGTAAGAGTGCGTGAAGTTGATCAAACGTTGGAAGGACTGACCATGTAGGGATGAACCTCGTAAAAGATTCATAACCATCACCCAAACCAGCGAGAGTGAAGCGAACAAGCTCAGAATCCGTGACATGATTCTGAATGGCAGCGAGGGCATCTGCAAGTGTTTTGATATCGTCAAGGTAATCACAGATGCTAGAGTTGCCCCTGTCGATGGTTTGAAGTTGAAGTTTGAGATGGAGTGCCCGAGTGATAATCTGCGGATGAACATTTTTCTTGAGAGCCCGCCACACATCTTGAGAGGTAGTCGAGCCAAGAAACTCTGCCAGGATCGGTTCAGACAGGGTTGCGCAGATCCCAGAAAGTTAATCTGTAAGGCCATGTAGAAATACAAGAAACTGCAAGCATCTCATTTACTGCATCATTATAGAGAATTAATCAATGCTTGGAATGAAGGGCACGAAACGATTGAGGTTGAATGTGACTCTGCCAAAGGCACAGCAATATGTCTTGAAAACAAAATGCAATTGCTCACAGCATGCATCCTACAGTTGCCTGCAGATGGAATATCATCTCCTAAATGGCTTAAGGTGATACTTTTGGAACTCTGACCCAAACGAAATAGACTCTTCATCGAGTTTCTTCTTCAATCTTCGCCAAGTTCTCAACATATCAGATTGTATCAACCCTTTGTAGAGTGTCTCAAAAGTAATCTTCTGAGGAAGAAGACCCTTCTCTATCATCTCTACAAAGAACTGACAAGCCTCCCTCCACTTCTGTTTTGCACATAACCCATGAATCAACATGGTATATGAATCCAAATCCGGTCCCACTCCACTCTCTTTCATATCATTCCATATTTCTTTCACAATCTCCATTCGATTCAATTCCAAAAGCATTCCCACCAATATGTTATAGGTGTGCATACTGGGCACACACAAACCATCCTCCTTCATTTTCCTGTACAACTTCAGAGCACCTTCCCCGTTCTTTCTCCCCCTGTACTCTTTGAAGAAACAATTATACGTAGCTGCACATGGACTAACCCCACTTCTCACCATTTCACCAAGCAGCTCCTCTGCATCCTCAAGTCTCCCGCACGAGCAAAGACACTTTACAACCGAAGTGTAAGTTTCCACTGTGGGGAATATCCCTCTCTCCCTCATCAGTTTGAGCTTATCAAGTGACAACTCGGGCTTATGAGCACGGCTATAAACATGAAGCACAATCGAAAAACTAGTGACATCGGGCTCTATCCCTCTCTTCCGCATTTCCTCAAACACCTTCTCTGCGTTCCTTATCGTCTTCTCAAACCTTTCCTGAGGGTGCAAACTCGCACGCCTACAAATACCATTCAAGAAGACATTATATGTAACGACATTGGGCTCAATACCGCGCTCAATCATATCACTCAAGAATCTCTCTGCCATATCGAAACGACCAATCTTACACCACCCATAGATCAAAACAGTGTACATTTTGACATCGGGGACAAATTCGTGCTTCCTTTTGTTAAAAACTTCAGTTGCAACCTTAACATGACCGTATTTGCAAAGGGTATCAAGCAAAAAGCAAAAATCTTGGCAACTGGGCTTGGTTTGGACAAAGGTCTCGATGTCGTCAAAGGCCCGAACGGCTTGGCGGGTGAGGCCAGAGGAGATCAAGCGGCGAATGAGGGTAAGAAATGTGGCAGTCGTGGGAGTGAGGTTGAAGTTGTCCATTTCAACGATGAGCTGCCAAGCGACGTCATACTGACGGACCTTGGCAAGGATGTCGATGAGCAGGTTGAAGGAGGCTGTGGTGAGAGGAGGGTTGGGAAGGGACTTGGCATACTGGAAGAAGGCAAGAGCAATTTTGGAATTATTGGTGAGGCGGAGGAGGGTGTGGTGGACAAGTTGGGAGGAGAGAGTAATACCATGGAGTTGGAGAGAGGACTCCATGGCGTGGAAGGGATTATGGTGGTGGACAAGGATTTTCGATATCAATTCAGCATCATTAGCGTCCTTTGTGTCGCCATTTGGGTCATTAAGGGTGGGGAATGAAGAGCAGGAGCGATGGATTTGAACTGAAGGGAAACGAACAAGAGAGGAGAATAACTGGAAACAAGGCAAGGATGAGCAGACGCGACTTTGGGCCGCAAAAATCATCCTTGGTCCTTACAACGATAAATCTACCTTCATACCAGTTGGGTTATGAATAAATTATCAACCAGCTGAGCAAACTGAGTACACTTTTTACAAATGCAACACCTGCCAATGTAAAAGAAACAAAtcaacaaattaatttttctccCACTTCCAGTAAGAAAATACCGATAATCATACAAGAACACGTATGATTTATGAGGCTCCATCTCCATGACATAGTTCCTATGAAAAATGCTAAACTGTTGGACATAGCATACGTTTTCGATTGTAAAAGATAAAATGCATAACTTAAATGCTCAGCTACCAAGGTGATCTATACTCACCAAAATTTCAAGATGCCACAGCACtaaacaaaaacaaccaaacGTGATGCCTATTGTCCTAAATAAAAATAACCTCGAGAAACATTATGTCTTGAGTTCATTTTTTCCATCTTTTATGTTTCTGTTTATTTCACAAGGTTCTCtcattactctctctctctctctctgcattgCAATTTGTTTGCTTTTCACCAAACCAAAGTTCGATTCTTCGGATAATACCACCGGGATGATACATTCTCGTGTCCCACATCTGCCAAACAAACCTACCTAAAAATCATTGCCACCCAATTAACTGGTGCCGCCTCAACTGGTAGAACATAACAACAAGTGTTTGTATTGAAGGGATGGATTAGAAATAATCAGATTCCCGGTTCTTTTGAGAAGAGATTCTGCAAGGTCCTAATGCAATACTTTGATTTCACCCTAAACAAATTAAACCCCAATTCCCAAGTCCCTAACCCTAAAACCTAACCCCCAAACTGAAAATCCCCAATCTAAAATTAAGTCATGAATTTCCTAAGCAAAAACTATAGATCAATTCCAAAgctaacaagaaaaaaagagacAAAAATAATGATAAGCCAAACACAACAAAACGGCGTCGTTTGTTCCCTGTTACCTCTGCAATTTACTCCACCGTGACAAGTTCTCCTTCGAATTCTTTGGGTCAGCTTCTGCAAGTGCAGTGGAAGCAAGCCCAGAATGACGACCACGACCCCCGCCGTCGAAGCTCTAAATAAACAGAGAGACTGAGGAGCACCGCCATGGTTAGTTCACTTGACGTTCACTTGACgtggaagaggaggaagagcccatcaatttttccttttttctttctttttggtagCGGACGACATCGTTTTGGGATAGTTCGTTTGATAacaattttggaaaattttgtCCAGTAATTATTTGAATCtgtttggacccgattttacacTATCATCCCGAGCAATCGAGTTTGTAGAATGAGTAAAATTTTGAGCCGTTGGATTGAAAGAAGATTAAAATGATTGATTAATAATTTGTCTAGATattattatgattttaataATCATGATGCTATCTGAGGAATTATTGAAAATTATTTATAAAGTGCAGAGATAATTAAGAATTCCAAAAGATTAAAATACTATCGGATTAGAAGATCGAAGATAAGGCTTGACTGGTTGTGGGGATTTATTTTCGaagtttgatatcaaattaCATGCACCTGGTCTAGAtagcttttgaagtttttaatcGCAATGGGATAATTCCAAACGTGTCATTTGCAAGAGAATTGTGCAATATGGAGATTCTATCCTAATGCATGTTTTTTGGGTTGGCAAATGGATATTAATTGGCAGAAAGATTAATGCATGCGTGGAGGAAGAGTTGAAATGAAGGAGGACTTCTCTCTTTAATATCTTTAGTCTACTTGGGATATACCACATTAGGAGAAACTGCAAGTGAAGAGTTGTGCATGGTAACGACTGGCATCAGGATAGCATCAAATCTGTTTGGATTAGGTCACAACATGATAATTCATTATTATTATGCATGGCACTTGGATTGGACCTTTAGTTTGGATTGCCTCCAAATAATAGGCGTTGATTGGTTTTAATGCAATTGCATGCATTATATCCATTGGAGTTGCATTATCATATTTATCCAAATCGATGGGATTTTATGCATTATCACATCCCAAAAAAGTGGGAGTGCTTACACAAGAGGGATTATCTAATATTCTTAGGAATATTACTTCTGCACGCGGGATAATCACGGTAAGCAATAGGTAATGAAGCGTACTGGCATTATAAAtcccttcaattcaacacacaaactgccaAACCTCTTAAACACcttaagatttttattttctttttctgtcaacacatcttcagtttggataaacaacactgtaaAAGCAACCGAcgacatctttagtttggataaacaacacatTCGAGACCgattggttatttatccaagtcttggtcgacaaggattttcgaatccttgttggttgtggtcatctcatcagccctTTCGGCAAGGTGTTACATGTTACTACGTTAGCTCGGCCgacaagttggcacgccccgcacataatcgaaggacgtagttaacttattagttactcggcatgcgcgccacgtacgcttggtagtttttaaagTCAacataatcatattattactaaccTATTTTGATGCTAAACTCGTTCCCTTCCTATTAGTagaaataatatcatttattaaataaaataagaattaaagaaccaaagaaaaagCTGCCGACCTAGACCCGGTCCGGAACTTGGGAATCCACCCGACGCTctaaatcaaaagttgaaagaaGGGAGTAAAGTTAAACCCAACCAGGCCACCcctcgtcgtcgtcgtcgtcgtcctcctcctccacctctaGTCCTTCTCCGTCTACACTCCTCAACTCTCCCGAGCTAGCGAGGCCAAAGCTACCCCTTCCTCTCTTCCtgggtactctctctctcctctctctttctctccaccTGGGAATTGGGATTGTTCTTAAATCTACTACTGTGTCTAGTATTTAATGCAATTTTGGAGTGAGCTTTGTAATTCTGAATTTCTGAGTCTGCATTGTATTGGACTGAGCTTTGTAATTCATgttctcctttctttctttctaccTCCAATTTTAGTTTTGACTACTTTGTCTGTCTCTGTGTCTGCTCCGACCTAAAACTTTATGATTATTtctaatttattagtttttattttatttttttattttacagatTTGATAAAACTCTgcaattgttcttcaaatttaCTTCCTTGATTTGCCCTCGGTTGCAGCCCGCGATGGCTTCGTTATTTAAGGTAAATAAATTGCAGCATTGCTCCTTTAAATTTGGCGCTTTGATCTTGTAAAAAACTGATGAAGACACCAGCTTATCCTTTCTGGTTGGACATGGATGTTATAAACCCGCTGTTTCGCTCGTTTCTTTACCTCCTTTTTCGCCATTTtggcttctttttgttttttcgttAGGACCAATCAAAGCTGTCGCAGTACCGGGATAGAAGGTTTCCGGGGTCACAAGAGGAGTTTGAACAAGCACTCTTGGCATCAACAACTGTTTACATTGGGAATATGTCCTTCTACACGACAGAAGAGCAAGTTTACGAGCTCTTCTCTCGCGCTGGAGAAATTAAGAAGATAATTATGGGCTTGGATAAGAataccaaaaccccttgtggtTTTTGTTTTGTCCTGTAAGGCTTcattcctctttttcttcttcttcatattgTTAATGCCTTGCAAGGAAAAAGTTTAGGGGTTATTAAGAGTCAATTTTGAATTAACTGATTGGCGTCATTTACCTGAGGTTGCGGTGAAGAGAGGCGGTACTCCCGCCCCTGTTCTTGTTGTTGCTTAAACTATGGCTAGCAAGTGTCAAGCATTATATTTTGTCGAAGTGCACATTGTACCTGCCCCAAATTGGATCTTTTGTTTTACCATGAGAACTGAGAAGCTCTTCATATGTTATGCTTTAAATTGATTCTATTATGGTTCAGAAGTTTATCATTTCTTAGCGGCCTTTGTCAAGATATGTGTACCATGTAACTTGGTCCTGTAAGTTGAGAATTAGTAAAAGGCACTTTTTCCCCCTTTCTGAGTGTTAGATGCTTAATCCATATGCATTTATTAACAGATACTATTCTCGAGAGGATACTGAGGATGCTGTAAAGTATATTAGTGGGACTATTCTTGATGATCGCCCTATTCGTGTGGATTTTGATTGGGGATTTCAAGAGGGAAGGCAATGGGGTCGTGGGCGAAGTGGTGGACAGGTTGATTACTCTGCTTTCTTGCCATGGGAAAAATGTACATTCTGATTGTTTTGATTTTATCTTCTCTGTTTTGCAGGTGCGCGATGAGTATCGTACTGATTATGATCCTGATATCCTTTTGATTAGTGTGGAATGTCTGGAAAAGCTTTCTTTAGTATGCTTTATAAATTATAGTGTTGCTTGCTCCTCTGGGGTGCCaagcttttatttttcttgcaaatcTAGGTCGATTGTCCATGCTAAACTTATGTATGCAGTTCCCTTTGCATTCAATTTCTATTCAAGTTCTTTTTCTATCATGGTTTCTGTTTCACACACTTGAGAATTGGTAGGAGTGGGAGCACATTGTATATGCTTAAAACTGTGCAGGGCTGTATATTCTACTTCGAGACTATTTACTGGGTGGATAAATTCTTGTAGGTTGTGCTTTTCTGTGAACCTGTACCTACTTAATTTTAgattatgaatgtgatggatATTAGTTCATCAGTGGGTACCTTATGGCACTACTGTGCTGCCGTAAATTTACGGACTCATGTCGTCTTAACTTTTCCAAATTAGAACTTTTTAACTCGGTCAACCCATCTCCTGTTCTAGGTCAGCAATATCTACTGTAATTACTGTTTGGTTTCGCTATTCTTTTGCGGATAGACATTAAGTTTATACCTTTTTTCCCTCtactatatgttttttttttatccttatgTATTCTCTAGTAGCTAGAGTTGCAGAAAGAAGATATAAATTGTGTAGGTCTTTGCGGCTTAAATTTTATCTGACATTCAGTCCAAGTAAACcacttctctttttcttttcttatgatGTGCTTAGAATTAATTTATGCTTTTAAATTCGAAATCATTCTGGTTCATATGTATTTGAGTTGCTATGAGCACCCATTTTGCATTTGACTTGTGGTGTTTCTGTTCACTTTCTGGTTGTGAAgaattttctatttaaaaagTACAgcattttcaaaaattaaagcAGGTGATGGATATTTAATCTGCATTATTGAATACGAGATGAAAAAaacatttatcttttgtttcCTTAATATGTTATACGTAGAGGTGGATATGGTAAGTTAGTTCAACAAGAGTTGGAAGCTCAAAGAACACTTGTTGATTATGGAACTGGATCATTGGGCTCTTTCCCTCAAGCCATGCCACCTCAGTGTAAGTTACTTAACTAATTGATCTATTTCTAGCTTTAAACTTTATGTATAGTTTAAGAGATTTGGATCTTTTTCTGGAGCGGTTGTCTTTGCTTATATAGTTACATTAGGGTTTTAGAGTAGGTTGATTGCAGGTGCACTGTGTACTGATAACTGCATCCTTAGCAAAGAACCTAACCTGAAATGGTGCAGCCAAGCATCCTCCAGATGGAGAGTGGACCTAACCTAACGGGAAATTTCTGAGCTTTATAAGCTGAAATGTCTTGATAGGTCAAACAACTTTTCATTGTGTTGTGAGCTATAGGAATAGGCAACGCATACAGGTTGTCTCCAACTGCCACTGATTAGAATAGTCTGGGAATTGCCATTTTAATGATTCCAAATTTCACTCAATTATTACCTATTCACTAGTGCACACATGATCGAAAAGTCAGTGAATTATTGAAATACGTCTCATTTCTCTAGCATTTTGGTGTCTCGTATTTGGAAATTTTGAATAGCCAGCAAAAAgtatgtttcaaagaaaaactaAGTGCTGGAAAATATAGACATTGGATTCATATTGCAAAACATAAGTGAGGTGGAAtttgggtggggtggggtggaaGAACTACTGATCTGTGTGTCACGACCGCAAATAGAACCTGTAGATTCATGCACTGCATCAGGATTGAATGCAATTATCTGAAGGGACAACAGACTTTTAGTAGCGAGCCTGTTGAGATACATAACTGTTGGCTATCGTGGTGTAAAGTAGAGTTTAGTCCAGTGTATTGATAAACATGATAGAGTTCCTCTTTTAACGCTTTTGAGTTTTAAATCGTTCAGATGGTAGACATGGTGGAGGCCCGAATCATGGGGGTACTCATCGTCCTCGCAGAGGTatcaattatt encodes:
- the LOC137707526 gene encoding pentatricopeptide repeat-containing protein At2g13420, mitochondrial-like, whose protein sequence is MIFAAQSRVCSSLPCFQLFSSLVRFPSVQIHRSCSSFPTLNDPNGDTKDANDAELISKILVHHHNPFHAMESSLQLHGITLSSQLVHHTLLRLTNNSKIALAFFQYAKSLPNPPLTTASFNLLIDILAKVRQYDVAWQLIVEMDNFNLTPTTATFLTLIRRLISSGLTRQAVRAFDDIETFVQTKPSCQDFCFLLDTLCKYGHVKVATEVFNKRKHEFVPDVKMYTVLIYGWCKIGRFDMAERFLSDMIERGIEPNVVTYNVFLNGICRRASLHPQERFEKTIRNAEKVFEEMRKRGIEPDVTSFSIVLHVYSRAHKPELSLDKLKLMRERGIFPTVETYTSVVKCLCSCGRLEDAEELLGEMVRSGVSPCAATYNCFFKEYRGRKNGEGALKLYRKMKEDGLCVPSMHTYNILVGMLLELNRMEIVKEIWNDMKESGVGPDLDSYTMLIHGLCAKQKWREACQFFVEMIEKGLLPQKITFETLYKGLIQSDMLRTWRRLKKKLDEESISFGSEFQKYHLKPFRR
- the LOC137708153 gene encoding nuclear cap-binding protein subunit 2-like; translated protein: MASLFKDQSKLSQYRDRRFPGSQEEFEQALLASTTVYIGNMSFYTTEEQVYELFSRAGEIKKIIMGLDKNTKTPCGFCFVLYYSREDTEDAVKYISGTILDDRPIRVDFDWGFQEGRQWGRGRSGGQVRDEYRTDYDPGRGGYGKLVQQELEAQRTLVDYGTGSLGSFPQAMPPQYGRHGGGPNHGGTHRPRRDYPRKRYRDDDRQSYDNSKRNSDYESQKSSDLESRPEKNPRFRESGDSDDDEDEQKRQA